TGAACACAAGCCGGGTGCCTTTCAATACCTGAAGCACTGGAAGGGTGTCAGTTTGGTTGGAACAATGGTCATCAAACCCTGAGGCTCCCGGAGCCGAGAGCAGAGGTCACACTGCCAAGAAGGAAACGTTGAAAGGAAGGCATTGAAAGGATCGGTGAGAACACCCtgcatggctttatttttctcccaggTGTTACAGAGGCGAGAAAGTTGGGTCTGAGAAAATGGAATGTCCTGGTGCCCATGGGGGCTGCAATGTGCTCTGTAGCATCAGAGACACAATCTCACTGCAGTCTTGAGATGTCAGGGGAGAAACTTCATTTGATCCTGCTAAGCTTACAGAgtacagatggagagaaagacTAAAAGTAAGCAATGAACAGGTAGGGGGAAAGCGTCCAAAGGATCCTTCCTTAGAGATAGTCAAGTTGGGGGAGCGGGGGATACCTGTCGCTGTAGCTGAATTCCCTGGACACACTCAGTCCCAGACCACTCAGAATGCTCTGGGCCACAGTCCCTTTCAGACAAGCCACCAGCAATGGCTGAGAAAGACAGACTAATCCCCATATTAGCCGGGGTGGAGGTAATGAGCAAGGTAAATCGGCCTGAGGGAAGATGCATCAAATGTAAATGATTTTTGGAATAGCCGTGCCCTGTTTCCTTTCTCCGGCTCCAGGCTGACAGCGCCCAGTCAACTTCCAGTCAGCGTCCCATCTGTGAACATTGCTTCTGGCAGAGACCTGCTCCCCGGCAACAGTGCTTCCTGCTTACTGAACACCCTGGCACTTCTATCCACCTTGTTTCAGCTTCATCACAATCTGCAAGGTAGGTTTTATGTCCATTCAAGAAATTAGGACAGTGAGCCCCTGAGAGCTTTGGAAAGTGATGGCAGACACAGGAGAAGAGCCCAGATTCAAGCCCAAGGCTGTTGATGCCAAAGCTCGTGCACCTTCACCTCCTGCTTTGCCGTCTGTCACAGGGCGAGGCTGACTTTGCACAGGACGTGTGACCCGGGTGAGTGCCTATCAGCTACCCCTTAATCCTTCAAAAGAGAAGTTCAGTCTCAAATTATGAAAATTGTATGAGAAACAAGTGAATAGACCGCgtttgtgaaatgtatataacttGGAGAGAACGAAAACCAAGGAATGGGTTTTCTTGTCTTTAGCAGAATCAGGCCAGTAACTTGATTTCCTTCCCAGAGAGTTTCCATCACTTCCCTCGCCCAGAGCAGAGCCATCTCCCACCCTCCGGCCGCAGAAGGGTCCCCAGCTCAGGTCAGCCAGCTGCCTTGATAGAACCAGCTCTCCTGAGTTTCTGttggtcctcagtttccccagaatTTCCATTCCTAAAGGGCTTTGGGGCAGCAGTCTTATCTGAAAGAGGCTGTTGAAACTCCAGTGTTACGGCATTTTGCACAAAATGGAAGAAGCGTGATCGTCTGCATCACAGGAGGGTGGGAGCCGCAGACCGCCCCGCTGGAGACCTCTGCTCTCACCTCCGCTCCCCTCCTCCGCCCCTGCTCTGTGTCCTCCCTGTGGACCCCGGTTCCTCTCGTCCAGCTGTTTACGCTCTCAGACTTAAGAAGTCAAAGGAAAACGAGGTCAGAGTTCACGAGCGTTCACAAGCAGCTCCAGGCTCCACCGCAGCCCCAGCTGTGGTTTCTTTTCTGGAAAACAGGTGGCTCAGCCGGCGGTGATGGACAAAACCTCAAGGAAGGGGTCTGCGTTGCCTGTGCATCTCCACCCACTCTGCAGGGGGGTCTTAAGTTTCAATCATCACTGATCTACATAATTTTATTATCAGACCGTCGTGGGCACAGGCTAAGGGCACTCAGACTGTGCTCCCGGCGGCCCCCTCCTGTCCCCTTCAGCTCGTGCACGAGTGGGGGGAAGCCTGGTCCAGAACCCCCTGCACCACCACCACTGTGGCAGGGCTGAGCCGCCACCTCCTAGCAGCTCTGCAGCCTTGGACAAGCACTGAGCCTCCAGGCCTCGGTGGCCCTGGCGTCGGGGGGCATTCGTCTCAGAGATGGGAGTTGTGAGGAATCCTGCAAGGTGCTCAGCTGAGCACTGGCTCCATCAGTGACCGTCTCCCGTTTCTCCCAAATGGCCATTTTCCAATGTCTCTGCTGCCAAGAGGCCTGAGAGTCATGGTGTCCGGATTTAATACCTGCTGACACCATCTGGGAAAGGGTTAGAGCCTGAGCTTGCTTCCACAGCTGACCTCTGCCGGGACCAGAGATGCAGGCTCCTGGGGGCCAGCCTCACGCAGATGAGCGTCTTCAGTTCCGTCCGCATCATCCAGCCCCGTGCAAGCCCTTCTCCCACCTGCCTGACTCTGACGTCCCTCTGTGCGAGGGCGAAGTTCTTCATCCTTTCATTGGAGATCATGCTTCAGTCGTAAAGTTTCCCTTTCTGTGCccaccctctgccctctgccccagcACTGTGAACCCAGATggccatttcttttttcctaaaacGAGCCTCATTCCCACTGTTGTAAAGGCAGGGCAGGTAGAAGGCTCAGGGGCGGGGCTGTGTGCTGAGCATCCTTATCTGAGTGTTTAGACACAGCTGGCAGATCCCTCTTCCCTGTTGCCCCTTCTAAGAGAgagcaggggagggtccttctcTCGCCTTGGGCCAGGTAACCCCACTGGCACATAAGCAATGAGCGTGACCCCACAGGAACAGAAGCAAGGGGACCAGCCATGCCTGGTCCTGCGAGGAAGCTCGGAAGAGAGGCTGACGACTGTATGCAGGTGGTACAAGGACGAAAATGCTGTCTCCGTGGAAGATGCCAGATTTTCTCCAGGCCAAACCTGAAGGTCTCTTTGTTAGTGAGTCCGTAGTGATCAAAGCAGAGACTAAAGCAGAAGGGGCCTGAGGCTGGCTCCTCGGAGTGAGGGAGTGAGCAGGCAGGGGGCCCCCGGCCGGGGAGGGTGGGGACACAAGCACTGGGCTCCAGTGAGAGGGTGGCACACGCCCAGTCCTGGTGAGCGCACCCGTCTGCACGGGTTCCAGGCTTCTCCTCTCTGTGAACCTCTAGCAGGTCGCCTTGGTAAGGTGTGAAGAATCTCAATTTCCCCGCAAAAGCCAGGGGAGTTGGGGATGGAGGTGAGCAGTTTAAAGACATTCAGGAACCAGAACGACCGAGGGaatattatgtatttttctgAACAGCTTTTAAAGAGGGTTTCACCTCGTGGTAAAACTGCAGATGCCATCTGGACAGGCAATGAGCCTGAAACGCAGTGGAGGGGATTTGGTTCTGCACCTTCACACGGGGCAGAGCTCCTTGTGTCCACTTTTGTTTTGGAGCGGGGGGCAGGAGGGCTGTGAAGAAATGCGTCCTGCACAGATAAAGGAATGTCCGGCATTAAATAACAGGAGAAAGTGACGATTCTGGAGCCCTTGCAGGTACAGTACAAATTTGATCACCAGGCCCTGGGGCAGAGCGGCCTCTAATTTCAGCTGCTGCCTCTTGTTCCTTCACTGCTCCCCCGACCCCTTCCCCAACTTTCCCCACAGTGAAGATTGCAAGGAACAGCTGTTTTGGGTTTAGAAACCCTCTATCCTGCTTATCAGATCTACTTTGCCATTGGTTAAGACTAATACATGCGATGTCAAGGtttatcttttaataaaaagtacatttaaattcattttttcttccaattttaatAAGATCCTTTGAGATGACTTTTGTTCGGTAAAACCACATTGGGAATCACTGATAGAGTGTATGTTTGTTGACTTCTTCTCTAAATTTCTTCTTCTGGAGAAAGTTTCTTTCGGAGGAACATGGATATAGTTCTGCGATCCCTCAGCCACAATTCGAAAACCCAAACAGCTCTGAAAACAGGAAGTGTTTGCTAACACAGTTGGCAGCAAAGCCTGACCTGACCTGAATGCTTTCAAAGTCAAAACCTGACCTGAGTTGCATGAGCCTATTTTAGTTTATCCCACAAATGGTGTAAATGTAAATACGCTTTTCTGGAGAAACATTAAGGTGCTTTATTCCACAGTGTTGCCCTAGACCCCATTTTACATGCTATATGGTATATTACTGTCCTAAACTCTGAAAGAAATCTGAATTCTGAAACATATCTGGCCTCACGAGTTTCAGATTAGGAATTGTGGTCCTatagatatttgttaaataaatgaccGTACGTCCTAAGGGCTTCACGAAGCCATGTTTATTCTGCTCACCCAGGCCAGCTCTGCAGCGATGGCTCTACCCGTTCTGTCACCTCATCAGACCTGCATCTGTGGGCCTGAGGTGCCCACAGCTTCCTCTGTTTCCTTTGTGGTGTGAGGGGATGAGTGGGGGTTTCACCACATCACCCACTCGACCACTCGCCCCTCCCTTCAACCACCAAATATGTGTTAAGTGTCGCCACCATGCGCTATGTGAGCACAGAAAGGCAAAGAAGAGTGAGACTCAGGCTCTGACCTCTAACGACTCCTGTTCGTACAGAGAACAgatcggtggttgccagaggttgggagGGGCATGGGCAGTgcagaaatgggtgaagggggtcaaaagggaCACACTTGCAGTTATACAGTAACTAAGTCCTGGGATGTACAgcatgtgactatagttaataatactgtgttgcatatttgagagttgctgagagagtagactgtaaaagttctcatcacaagaaaaaaaactttatgcATGCTGATGGATGAtaacttattgtggtgaccattttgcCATATATGCAAATAGCAAATCACTgtgtcgtacacctgaaactaatataatgttatatggcaattatacctcaataaaaataaaattttaaaagaaactaaaaaccaTGAATAAAATAAACTCCTATTTGTAATATTAATGTGATGAAAGCAGAATGTTAGAAATCTGAACTATCTTCTCTTGTATACATCTAAACTATCCTGTAGAAATCTAAACTGTCTTCTCCTGTATAAAATGGTCATTCGTTCTTTCCAGCACACATTTATTAAATTCTCCACTCTGCCAGGCACAAAAAGAGGACAGACCTTGTTGGGGCACTAAGTCTAGTGGGAGCCTGATGCCCAAGGAGGATTTACCCCTCGGCAGCCATCCTCACGCAGTGGGGAGAAAATGCCCGTCTCTGGTCAGAGAGCTTTCCCAAAGGCGGTGCTCTCTGAGCAGACAGGGTGCTTACTTAGGAGGGAACCAGGGCAAGGGTATCCAAGGAGAAGGCAGAACCCGTGCAAAGGCATTCAGACTAGACGTCATTGGCGCGTGGAGCAAGAGTCCATTGGGAACGTCTGCAGGTCAAGATGCACGTGGGGAAAAAGAacgttttaaaagttttaaaatggtacagatgaaccagtttgcagggcagaaatagagacacagatgtagagaacaaacgtatggacatcaaggggggaaagcagggggagggtggtgggatgaattgggagattgggattgacatgtacacactaatatgtataaaatggataactaatgagaacctgctgtataaaaaaataaataaaataaaattcaaaaattcaaaaaaaaaaaggtcgagGAGGGTCAGGTTGTGCAAGGACCGTGCTCCCAGCCCAGAGCACCGGCCTCTGCCTCCAGGCAATGAAGGATAGCTGACTGGCCAATGGACCATGATCCCTCCTCATGTGTAAATAGTTTGGAGGAGAACAAGGTGCGGTATTTGTTTCCAGCAAGATGCCCTTTGAATCTGCAAATAAGGAACATGTGTGTCCTGCAGGGCCGGCCCTACGCGAAAGCTTGAAGAAAGCCACGTGGACGGTCACCACCTTCCTGCCGCTAAACTCCCCACATCCCACCTCCTGTGGAGACCCTCGCGACACTGCGATGCCCAGCCTGGCCacgctgcactgagaaaaaccggtatgcatttcttttaaatagaAGGATGATGTAGTAGTCATTTCCTCTTAAAGTATTTGTTGCCACAGGGGAAGAATAGGTAACGTACACAACAGAAGCACCATTTACTCCTTCCTTTTCCCTGAGTACCTGTGCTACGTTTCATCTACTCTGAAAGGAAAGGGGCATCCCAAGAACAGAGCAGTTACTGTGGGTTGTTCCCATGCAGCCCCTGAGGTCAGCATGATGTGGCTGACATTTTTTGTGAATTCTGGTTTAATTAGTAAAATCTAAAGGCAGTAAGGCCATGATTCTAACAATTGCCTGCCCATTCCTTTATATAAACATGGAACAAATGAGTGTTTGCTAATTCTCAATTTTATTTGGGGGgatttctttaattgaagtatagttgatgtacaatattatataagtttcaggtgtacaatatagtgattcacaatttttaaagattatactccatttatagttattataaaatattggctatagtccCTGGGCTGTACTATATATCCtcgtaacttatttattttatgcataatagtttgtgcctcttaatcctctaccaccagcttgcccctccccccttccctctccccactggtaatcactagttttcTATATCTgcgtctgtttcttttttgttatattgacTAGTTTgtcgtattttttagattccacatata
The window above is part of the Eubalaena glacialis isolate mEubGla1 chromosome 9, mEubGla1.1.hap2.+ XY, whole genome shotgun sequence genome. Proteins encoded here:
- the LOC133097577 gene encoding uncharacterized protein LOC133097577 isoform X2; its protein translation is MPASGHRTRSPGSLQLKADSAQSTSSQRPICEHCFWQRPAPRQQCFLLTEHPGTSIHLVSASSQSARAGPTRKLEESHVDGHHLPAAKLPTSHLLWRPSRHCDAQPGHAALRKTDTQILPKHDFPDPVLPCCLFLNVPAHFAPGLCAGWSLSLESPSPGAHGVLPPQNFRSDQLCDLLRIK